TTTTACgtggatttctctagttgcagggagccggggctactcttcattatgATGCACAgtcttctcattgcggtggcttctcttgttgtgaagcctAGACTCTAGGCATGCAGGATTTAGTATTTGCAgtccacaggctcagtagttgcagcatgcgggtaCAACAATTTTTATAAACTGTTGAAGGAACTTCAACTTCTGAATCAGATTCACAGACAGGGCAATTTCtatgttaacacaaaaattaaagtgTAATTCAAGGGCAAGATGAAGTAAAGTAGTCTGAAAGGGAAATGTCACTATCTATAGAGAAGCTGTAAAGACTGACGCcataaaataaagcaacaaaatgaattttagcgttaaatttaacataaaaaatttcaattaaatgcTTAATCATACTTGGGGGATTTTACTGCAATTATCTGGGTCTTTCACAGTTCATGTAAGTAGAAATTAagtaagaatattggaaattGATTAAGAGAGCAGAAACGTAATTTAGTAGGGAACATGGTCCTAGATTataccccccaacccccagttcATTAGCAAAAGGAAACCATTACAACATTCACCAAATTAAAGAATACCAGGCCCTGGTTTCTGACCATGATCCATTGAGACCAGCAataaactaccaaaaaaaaaaaaaaaagaagaagaaataaaccaCCTGGAACATTCAGAACAAGAATATTAGACACTTCCTCTGAAGATTATTAGAACTTCTGTGGCCAAGCAGGCATGTGGGCATAAAGTTATATGACTGTTTCTCCAAGGGCTGGCACAGGGCAAAAATAAAGCTGAAGAAAGACATGATTGAGCTGGATCCAGTATGTCAGCTGGGTCCAAAGCTAGAACTTTAGGTCAAAGCATTCAGAGCAGTTTCTGTGCTTTCCCAGGATGCCCGTGTCACAAGCAGTGTCCTAGTCACACTTCCTCCacattgtgtgtctgtgtatcagtccctcagtcgtgtctgtctctttgcaactccatggagtgtagcccgccaggctcctcagtccatgggattttccaggtaagaatactggagtgggttgccatttccatcttcctgacccagggatcaaactgggtctcctgcactgcaggcaaactctttaccatctgagctaccagggaagccctcatccaCCCTGGGAATAGTCAATTTCTGATTACATCGGGCCCTCTGGAAGAGGGCCCCATATACAGTCGGAAGAGTCCTCTCTGCAACTCCTCTCTTGACCTCAGTGTTCCATCGATAAAACAAATAATTCTGACTACTTGATTCCAAAGATCATAATTGTGAGAGTCTTTAGGATGTTATAATTTGTACTAAAAATGTGTTTACTAAAAACAGTTTACTTCATTAAACCATTGTTTTCTGTGTCCCTCTTAATCTAAGACCCTGGCCCTGGGAATACAGTAGAGTCTGTTTCTGCCCACAATGCATTTTCAGTTGGTTTAATGCAGTGTGATGAGGACccggagaggggaggagggtctAGGAACAGAGACTATAACACTCCCATGAGCAGGGTGAGACGGGGACAAGGAAGACGTCCTAGTGTGTGAGTCCTCTTGTTAAATACTGCCATGATATTGTAGCTTTTTCTTCTGTTCTGCCTTCCCTCAGAGTGCCTAGGCTAAGGTTCTGAGTTGTAAGTAATCAGTTAGTGCTACTGACTCAAGTATCGATGTTCCTTTATGCCTCTtgtttcactgccagggccccagCCCCCTGAGCCCCGCCCCATGGAGGCAAATAAAAATCTGAATCCAGAGCTCCATCCCAGAAGTTCTGAACTCTTGGATCTGCCACTTCTTTCTCAAAGACCATGAAATTCTTGCTCCTGACCCTTAGTGTCTTTCTGATCCTGTTCCAGATGTTGCCAGGTAACCAGaaccaggaaagaaggaaaagagcacTAGGGCGGGGAACTGCCCCTGAAAAGGATAGTATCTTTCTGTCCATTCAGACAGGGTTTTCAGAGGCTTCTGAAATCTGCTTGACCTTATCAGAATATACCCTTCCCAGGACAAGCCTGAGGTTCCATATTAAGAATGTGTGTTTGGCCAGAATCCCCAGAGCCATGGAAAAGGGTGGGGTGGTACCACAAAGTCCTTCGGTACTCAGGTGTAACCTTCGCAGGCAAAATTGACTTTGATACTTTGCACAAATCAATGTCCCAAGGGCCCGACTGAGCAGCTGTCTGGTTTCAGCTGTCTTTACATTCTCTGCCAGATCATGGGTCCTGGAGCGTATCTTAGACATTAAGTTCTATTATCCCTTCATGTGAAAGCCTGGGATGATAATAATCTATGGAGCAGTCATGTGGAAGTGAGCACAGGTCCTTTCTGCTCCTTTCCAACTACTAAAGTCTGTAATTGTGTTAATGATTTATAATGAGATTACACAAACTCATGGCCAGAACTTTAAACTGTTTATGAAGGCCTGAATAATTTTTAAGCAAGGTACCATTCACTTCATCTGTCTGATATTTGTAACCttttttctgtacatttataaattcatataaatatgtgtgtaccTATAGTTCTTTCTTAGCCAAAAAAAGTAGCTATATATTgctctaaaatttttttattcaacaACAGTACAAGGTGAATGTCTTAATTGTCAGCACATAAAAATTGACCTGATTGCTCCTAGAAGTCTCCTAGTCCATCTTATACAGAAATCATAATTTATGCATCTAACCCCTATGATGggtaaaatgtgatttttttccccaaatctttGATAAGACTAACAAAACTACAACTGATTTCTTGCACATATATCTTTATTTACTTAGACAAAAGTTTCTAAATAAGTGCCTAGAGGTTAACTTGCTAGGTAGAATAAAAACAAGCTCTTAGTTTAATTGATCTTGTCTGTTGCtttttaatctccattttatttccctattgatatttattttcttcctttgatgGGCTGTATTTTtgtctgttcttctttttctaattttttaggTAATAGTTTAGGTTgtttctttgagatttttcttaattcttaTAAAAGGCCTGCACCACTATGAACTTCCCTATTAGGAAGGAAGTTCCTCTTAGGGAAGTTCCTCTTAGGGAACCTCTTAGGGaaggttgtattttcattttcatttgtctccaagtattttctggtttcttctttgatttcatttttgacCCACTGTTTTTTTAATAGCATGTTGGTTAGTCTCCATGTGttcattcttttctgcttttctttctctgattgatttctagtttcatacagTTGtggtcagacttccctggtggctcagtggtaaagaatcccctgcaatgcaggaggcacaggagatgtgggttcagtccctgggttgggaagattcccttgaagagagcatggcaactgactccagtattcttgcctggaaaatcccatggacagaggagcctgggagactacagtccatacggttgcaaagagtcggacctgaccgagactgagcatgcatgcacagttgtggtcagaaaagatgctcgagccaataaacacatgaaaagatgctcaacatcgcttatcattagagaaaagtaaatcaaaactacaatgaggtatcacctcacatcagccaaaatgaccatcatcaaaaactctacaaagaAGAATTATTGGAAAGGGTGTAAGAGAACAAGGAaactcctgcactgttggtgggaatgtaaacaaaTACAGTCTTtttgagaacagtatggagattccttaaaaaactaggaataaatctctaacatatgatccagtaaacccctactgggcatatactctgagaaaatcataattgaaaaagacacatgtaccccccaatattcattgcagcaccatttacagtagctaggacatgtcgatgtccatcaacagatgaatggataaagaatatgtggtacatattatacaatggaatattactcaaccataaaaagtaacaaatttgagtcagttgtagtgaggtggatgaacctagagcctcttatacagagtgaagtaaatcagaaagattaaagcaaatatcatatattaacacatatatgtggaatccagaaaaatagtactgacaaacctattttcagggaaggaatggagacgcagatgtagagaactgTCTTGTGGACaaagagggggaaggagagagtggacagattgagaaaatagcatcaacatatgtacactatcatgtgtaaaatagatagtaaatcaactatactccaatataaaataaaaagtctttaaaaagaaaaaaaacagaaatgtagcaTGTACAGAACCTTGCTTTGCTTACATAATCTCCTTTAATAAAGACAGGGTTATTATGAAGATTACAGATGTGGTTGCCCTAATTGTTATGACTATCTTCCTCAGTATATGGAGATAATTGcccttttttcactcttttcagtCTGCAGGGGCCGAAAATCTTGTTGGATCATTAAAGGACACTGCAGGAAAGACTGCAAATCTGGTGAACAGGTTAAAAAGCCATGTAGAAATGGTGACTATTGCTGTGTTCCAAGCAAAACAGATTCTCAACCACACAGACCAACTCAAGCAACTGCCAGAAAATATCAAACTTTTACTGataagatgaaaagaaatgcttttttGGAGCAAATACCAATAATCTTGAATAACAAGCAGGAAGTAGAATAAATTGGGgacttctcggaccagggattgtTAACTTCAGCCTCTCTTACGTGAGTCCATTAACGCACACGAAAAACTCTCTTCTATCATTCATCTCTGTCCTCACAAGGCTGAATTTAATGGAGTAATCAATGTGAGTACAGCAAATGATATGTAAAATTGAGTAGAgagctttttacttttttctttgtggttattGTCATCACCTTTTCCTAGAACAGCATGAGGATGGTGAAGCATTCAACAGTCACTTCCATCCATCTGAAGCAATACAGTTTTATGTCAAACAGTTTATACTCAAGTCTGAAATGAATTATATTCTATGCCTGggatttaataaaatgtttttgatcattcaaaagaaaaaaaaatgtgaaggtgtccaaaacactgaaaataccctgatgtccCACTCCCACTAATATATAATTCTAAACCAAACAATGATAAACGAATTAGTTagaaggaaattcagaaaacTTCCAATATTTCCCTTGAAAACTTCTTCAAAGAATTCTTTTGAAAAGATCAAGCATCAAATTACTTCGGCCAATAAATACATATTCCCTTTTTTTTGCACCTGCTTTGATACTGCCCTATGGTCAGTGGCACTATTCTCTCCATTTGGGCCTTGCCTTCCCAAAACAAGTTTGGCAAGCCTCAGGGAAATTCCTTGTTCTATGCTTGCCTTCTGGTTCAACATTAGTAccgcctttattttattttattttgccaatAGCTACCAGAACACtagcagaaggcaatggcaccccactccagtactcttgcctggaaaatcccatggacggaggagcttgataggctgcagtccatggggtcgctaagagtcggatacgactgagcaacttcactttcacttcttactttcatgcattggagaaggaaatggcaacccactccagtgttcttgcctggagaatcccagggacgggggagcctggtgggctgccgtctatggagtcgcacagagtcggacacgactgaagcgacttagcagcagcagcagcaaccagaacactaagaggtttttttttcataaattgaaAGACACCTCAGATAAATGCATCCTGTTTATCACTCAACTTTGGTTGTAAACTTCTATCTGACACAGGCTAACAGAGAAGAATACAGAGCCAAGAATTAAAAACCCTCCCATATGATTAACTAATAATTCCACAATGGGGCCAAGAATAGTATATGTGGAAGGGataagtctcttcaataaatgaatggtattgggaaaattggataaccacatgaaaaagaatgaaattggatccctctcttacaccactcacaaaaattaactcaaaattgattaaagatgtaaatgtaagagctgaaactttaaaattcctagaggaagaGCTGACTGGTCTTGGCAATTATCTTTTttgatatgataccaaaagctcaaaaaacaaaagtgaaaataaacaaatgtgagtACACCTAACTAAAAATCTTCCACACTGccaaagaaaccatcaacaaaatgaaaaggcaacctataaaatgggagaaaatatttgcaaattgtataTTTCATAAGGGGTTAAAATTATAAGGGACACATATaattcaataacaacaacaaaaaaatccgtACATGGAAAGGTGGccaacatcactaataatcagggaaattcaaatcaaaatcatgagatatcacctcacacctattagaattGGTATCACCAAGAAGATAAGGGATAAAaaaatgttgatgaggatgtagagaaaagtgaattttttttaagttttttttttttccaatttctcctttatttatttttttttccagtgggttttgtcatacattgatatgaatcagccatagatttacacgtattccccatcccgatcccccctcccacctccctctccacccgattcctctgggtcttcccagtgcaccaggcccgagcacttgtctcatggatcccacctgggctggtgatctgtttcaccatagataatatacatgctgttctttcgaaacatcctaccctcaccttatcccacagagttcaaaagtctgttctgtacttctgtgtctctttttctgttttgcatatagggttatcgttaccatctttctaaattccatatgtatgtgttagtatgcggtaatgttctttatctttctggcttacttcactctgtataatgggctccagtttcatccatctcattagaactgattcaaatgaattctttttaacggctgagtaatattccatggtgtatatgtaccacagcttctttatccattcatctgctgatgggcatctaggttgcttccatgtcctggctattgtaaacagtgctgcgatgaacattggggtgcacgtgtctctttcagatctggtttcctcagtgtgtatgcccagaagtgggattgctgggtcatatggcagttctatttccagttttttaagaaatctccacactgttctccatagtggctgtactagtttgcattcccaccaacagtgtaagagggttcccttttctccacaccctctccagcatttattgcttgtagacttttagatagcagccatcctgactggcgtgtaatggtacctcattgtggttttgatttgcatttctctgataatgagtgatgttgagcatctttagaaaagtgaatttttatGCACTCTtgtgggagtgtaaactggttCAACCACCATGGATATAtacctaaaggaaatgaaaacaaggtATCAAAGAGCTATTTGCTCTCCCAAGTTTATTCCAGCattagtcacaatagccaagatacagaaataacctaagtgtccctcaaggataaatggataaaaaagatgtggtatacatttGGTATACatacataatgaaaaagaaaaaaaatcctgtcacttatgacctcatggatggaccttgaggacatcatgctaagtagGTAAGTTATACAGAAAGactgtgttaatcactcagtcatgtccaactctttgtgatcccatggactgtatccccaccaggttgctctgcctatgggcttctccaggcaagaatactggagtgggttgccattcccttctccaggggatcttcctgacccagggatcaaacccaggtctccctcattgcgggtagattctttaccatctgagccaccaggggaaccctcagATAAGTcatatagagaaagacaaatactggagGATATCACCTATGTGTGGAAACTAAAAAAGTCAGACTCCTAAAAACAGAGAATAAATTggaggttaccaggggctgggggttgggagAATATGAGAGATGTTGTTTAAGGGTGAAAATTTGCAACTAGTAGACAAATAAGTCCTAaagatataatatatagtataattaATATAGATAACAGTAGTGTATTATAATTATCAAACTTGGTGAAAGACTAGATCTTAAATGTCcccattaccaaaaaaaaaatgataattatgtgacatgGCAGAGGTGCTAACTATCACTATAATGGCAATCATATTACAGTATATAAATGGATCAAATCAACATGATGTACACCTTAAATGTGCACAGTTTtacatgtcaaatatatttcagttaaaagataaagtaaaaacctccctaaataaataagtaactttTGTCTGATGTCCTGCCCTAGAAAGAGGTGGGCCAGGGGTATGTGAtccttctgtctcctttgctTAAGGACTAGACAACAAAAACAGCCTTGTTGGTTTACAGGCTCCAGGGCCTTGTTTTCTTGACCCAAGCTCTAGCCATATTTGGCAATCCAAGAACCTATATGGGAAGTAGCTAATCCTGTATGATACTTGCTTTCATGAAGACATATGTGTTAGGGGAAGAGGACTCAGAAAAGAACCAAAAGAAGCTCTAATTTATGTTCCAGCATAAGCACCAAAGGGAGGAGAAGGCTCAATATCAGTTTTATTGTGTACTTTTTGTTACCTCCGTTAAGAAGTTCATTCCCCAGGTCCATGCCTCAAGGATTCTGGATTGGTTTTGGTCTCTGCACATGTCTGTTTTCTTGGAGACTCAACAAAGTGAGAAGCCTTGAGTTCCCCTTCATGGTCTGAATATGTGATAGTCTCACATTATGGGAAACTGTAGGAAAATCTTATCCTGAATAAGATGAGCTTATTTATGGCTGCAAGTGAGGTTAAGCCCAGGTGTGCTGGCCACAGTCTCGCAGACATTTCCTAGCCCACTAGACCTCATTGAACCAGTCCTTGTTAAATCATTATAAACTCCCAGCTGATATGGTTCTCTCTAAACTTCAGATGTTATAACATTAGGAGCTCTATTTCCCTTTTGAATTTAATAACAATTAAATTTGAGTTCTAAGAACAAATCACTACTCAAACATGgcagcactaaaaaaaaaattgtttttaaaccaTGACATAGAGAATTGATACTATCACacttaatagatgaggaaaccaaggcccaaaAAGTTTCATGTGGTTaacttatttaacaaatattttccaaatatctaTCATTTTGAAAGACATTGTGGTTGATACTGGAGCTACAGTATTGAAGATTCCAGGCTTGTTATCTGATCTGGTAAAACTTGctttctagcaaaaaaaaaaaagtggaaagtaaacaagtgaaaaataaatattttgtcatttctaCTATCAATGAGATAAGAATGGGACTCATACCGAATAACAACTTGAATAAGAGTGATGATTTTAGATGGAGTATTCAGAGAAATCCCTTCTGAGAATGTGACAGTCAAGATAAAACCTGAAGCAAACACCCACAAAAAAATATCATAGGAACAATGTTCTAAGaagaggatattaaaaaaaatgtaatagatGGTATATAGTCAGGATAGGATAGATTATATTGTAATAGCAAATAAACCCTgcaatctcagtggcttaacaaATAGCAATTTATTATGCAAAGTTTAATGTGGTTCACTCAGACCTTCTCCTCTCGTAGTTACTGATGGCATCTGAAAAATGTGGCATCTAAGATgaacacagcaaagaaaaagtGTGCTGGATAATCCTATAATGTGTCCTTAAGTAAGACAGGAAGGCTTACATCATTTTTCTTGTTATTCCCATTGGTCAGAGCCCAGTCACATGACACCAACTTAGCTTCAAGAAAGGCTCTAAAATGAAGAAGCACGTAGATATTCAATGAGCTAACAGAGTCTACCATGGTCTCAAATGGCCAGatcctcttaatctcttcttcctGCATATGGAACACATTCAATTCCTTTCCAAGAGGCACAATTCAAAGTTCAATCCAGCTCAAAGCCCAGTATTCTTGAGTGATGCATGGCTCTCACCATCAGATCCGAAAGTGAGTTTCCTCAATCTGACAGCCTATGAACTAAAAAGACAACCTGTATGCCAATTCACACATATAAATGCTAGTGATAGATCAGAAATAAAgtaactggacttccctggtggcacagtggataagaatcctcctgccaatgcaggggacacaggttcaatccctggtccaggaagattccatatgccgcggagcaactaagcccatgtgacACAACTACAGatcctgcactctagagcccaaaaagtgcaactactgagcccgcacacccTAGAACCAGcgaactgcaactgctgagctgacatgctacaactactgaaacccatgcacctacAGCCTGTGCTGTAGAGAGGCCACCtccatgagaagcccatgcaccacaagcagagagtagccctcactctcagcaactagagagagcccatgtgcagcaatgacgatccagcacagtcaaaaataaattttttttaaaaaaattttaaagaaataaagtaactATAATAAATATTCTCTCTTAGAAAAGACCAGCAGCCTTTGGTCCATACCAATGCTGAAATACCTTTAGGCCTAAATGGTAAGGCTCTCACCCAGGCCTGAGAGAAAGTCCTTGCCAACGCCATAATTCTGTACTCTGAGATGAATTCCCTTGCCCTTTATTCTCTGTGATTCCCAAATCCATTTCTTTGGAGCTTCCTCCACAATTGTACATAATTCTTGTACATTCTTCCTCCTTGTACATAATTCTTGGTCATGTCCAAAATTGTGTTTGAAAACTTACCTTTGGAGCCTGCCTCCTTCAAGGAGATTGATGGAATCACTGAAGATCATGATCTTCAGTGGAAGATCAGAGAATCAAAGATTGTTTGCCAGCTCAGACAGAGGCTCTGCTGGTCTGGGGTTAATGGTTTCTTTGGCAATATGGTAGTATTAAAGACTTAGTAGCTTCCTAATCCATTTGCTTCCAGTCAGTTCCATCTGCAGCTAACCAAGTCCAGTGTCATTTCTAAACTTATGCTTCTTTGTGTtattgtctctctctccctttctctctttctctccttcacttGAGTGGCAGCTACCTTGAGGCTCTCAGGCTTCAGGTACAAGTCTGTATCCCTAACCTAATTGTTTCTCACTTCATCCAGAAATGAAACATTTTGCTAGGATTTAGTTGTtcaatgtctttttaaattctatcCTTTAATATTTGGGAACCCAAGATAAGTCTACTTTTCTAATCCTTCAAGGCCCTCAATTTCTGGACTCCCTCTATTCCAGATTATTTCTATTTGCAAACTGGCCAGTTCTTTCTTGAAGTTGACCTTCTCTGGGAATAACATATCAAACACAGACACAATCACTATGTACCAGCATACACCAGAACATGTGTTTGTTCTCCATATTTTACCCCTGGAGGTGGGAGATTAGCAGACATGTGATCTCCAGCCCTTGTTACATGTAGCAGCTTTACCAAATATTCTGCCATGTCACAGTATGGATAACCACCTTTCCAGCCTCCAATGTCAGTTTTCTCCCTGCCTGCTGGACTGTTGAGCCAAAGCAAATATTTTGAGTTCCTGTTAGGGTATCAACTTATTCCTTATAACAATTCCTAAATTAGTTAAGACAGGAAAACCTCTACCATAGTAACAAATGAACTGtcaaaatctcaaataaaattttatttctcattaatgcagagtccagtgggccttaggaagcatcactacgaacaaagctcttggaggtgatagaattccagttgagctatttcaaatcctaaaagatgatgctgtgaaagtgctgcactcaatatgccagcaaatttggaaaactcagcagtggccacaggactggaaaaggtcagttttcattccaatc
This genomic interval from Cervus canadensis isolate Bull #8, Minnesota chromosome 10, ASM1932006v1, whole genome shotgun sequence contains the following:
- the LOC122448920 gene encoding beta-defensin 118-like encodes the protein MKFLLLTLSVFLILFQMLPVCRGRKSCWIIKGHCRKDCKSGEQVKKPCRNGDYCCVPSKTDSQPHRPTQATARKYQTFTDKMKRNAFLEQIPIILNNKQEVE